GAGCCCAAGGGAAAGAAACTATCAATATCAGTAGTACAAAAAATCCTATCTATTGTGCTCATGACTAGATTGTCCTGGTTGTTAGCCCAGGTAAATTTTCTACTAGAGAGTTTAATTTCTAGCAGGCTCCAGATTTCAATCCAAGCATTAAAATTATTACACCATTTCTGGTTAACCTTGCCATTATTTAACATGGCAACAATATGTCTTGGATTTGCAGGTCATCCATCTACTCTCCAGTTTATCAACCATCAGATGCCCTAATTAATATACTGTTCTCTTCAGGAACAACTGGTATATTCTATCCTGAGTTCCTCATATATTTTCCTTTTATCTCTGGTTGCGCCATTTCTCTTGTTCACAACTCCTGACGTGATTTTGAGCTGTTCTATTTGCTTCTCGTGCAGGAGAGCCAAAAGCTATACCATGGACGCAACTTTGTCCCATAAGATGCGGAGCTGATACCTGGGCACATTTGGATGTTCGTCCACAGGACATAGGTTGCTGGCCTACAAATCTGGGTTGGGTTATGGGACCTATACTCTTGTTCTCCTGCTTTCTAAGTGGTGCAACTTTGGCTTTGTATCATGGTTCTCCACTTGGACATGGTTTCTGCAAGTTTGTGCAGGTGTGATGTAATTTGCATCATCACttagtttgaactttgaactGCTAAAGACTATCCTTACTTATGTTAGAAGCTAGATATAAGATAGGATTTTGTCAAAAGTCTGAGCAATGCATACTTATGTTAGAAGCTAGATATAAACTGCCCTTACTCATATACTTCACAGTAACTATccaatatattttgttttttgcagGATGCCCGTGTTAATATGTTAGGAACTGTACCTAGCTTGGTAAAGGCATGGAAGGCTGGGAATCTTACTAAAGGGATAGACTGGACTAAAATCAGGTGAGTTGCTACTAAGGCATTCAGCTTCATTACAAGCTGGTGGAAGGAAGCTATAATACTAGCATTGCAGGGTACTTGCCACAACAGGGGAGGCTTCTGATATTGATGATAATCTATGGCTATCTTCACGTGCCTGTTACAAGCCCATTGTTGAGTGCTGTGGAGGCACGGAGTTGGCATCCTCATATATTCAAGGGAGTCTTTTGCAGCCACAAGCTTTTGGAGCTTTTAGTGGGAAATCCATGTCCACTGGGTTTGTCATACTTGATGAACAAGGACATCCATATGTAAGTATTGTCCCTagaattttccttttttttctaaatgtgTTCGGGACATAACCATTTGAGGTTGCTGTGTTAGCCTGATGATCAACCTTGTGCTGGAGAAGTGGGCCTCTTCCCTTTATATTTTGGTGCTACTGATCGGCTTCTCAATGGCGACCACGATAAGGTTTACTTTGATGGAATGCCCATTTACAAAGGAAGGGTATGGACTTGCTTGTCTCACTTCTCCGTTTAGATTCCCAAAAAAACACTGTATGACTCAAATTTTAACAACAAAGGCTATGTGGCTCTGTAGCTTCTTCCATTTATTTAAACTTCttgacaaaaaatattttgaagaCATTCAACATTAGCCCTAATCTGGCTGTTGCTCTATAAAATCAATTATGTTCTCCAATGTTAATTGTGGAGCCCTACCGGGAAGATCAGAAGCAAATATGTGATCTGGACATGTTTTTCTGTTCTGGCATCAGTTGTGGAACGATAACTTTGCTATGAAAAACTAGCAACATCTTAATCAATGTCCCTTCTTTGCTAAACCAGCTAAATTAATCCAACTACATAGTTGAGAATTATAACCAGAATGGTGAAAactcatactccctccgtccgttTTTACCAGGCGCTTTAGTTTTTGCACCCATACCAAGGCAGTCTCGGGAGTTGATGTTTTGGAGAAACTGCCCGAGTGCAAGGTCCCACCTGCGGTTTGGTTGCCCAATCAATTGATATTAGTAGGCTGATTATTCGCCGGCCACGCACGCGCTTCCCTCGCCCCACGCATCGTGTGCGCTCTGCATTGGCCGTTCGTATAGATGGACGCGGAATAGGGGTAGTACTAATATTTGTATCCAGCAACGCCTCATATAAATGGACTTGTCTGTTCAAATAACGCTGCCGGTAAAagcggacggagggagtatattgtAATGGTACTTCATATTGCAGCAACTCCGACGGCACGGAGATATAATCCAGAGGACAGTAGGTGGTTATTATATTGTACAGGGCAGAGCAGATGACACTATGAATCTTGGAGGAATTAAGGTCACACCCCCTGTTTCAATGTTTTCAATCCCTCATTATAACCGTTGCATTCCATGAACCAATTCAGTACTGCTCTTGTGTGAACAGACAAGTTCGGTGGAGATCGAACGGGTTTGTAATAGAGCCGACGAGGGTCTGCTAGAAACCGCAGCAGTTAGCATCAAACCTACCGGTGGGGGGCCTGAACAGCTGGCTATCTTGGCAGTACTGAAAGATAGATCAGCATCATGCGATGCTCATCTTCTAAAGAGCAAGTTCCAGCGAGCCATCCAGAAGAACCTCAATCCCCTTTTCAAGGTAAGAGCTTCTCTTTTCTGGTGTTCAGTTCAGATGATCAGATGGATGCATGTGTAACGAGGTAATTGGGATCGTTTTGTTCATCCTGACAGGTGAGCTACGTCAAAGTCGTTCCCGAGTTCCCGAGAACTGCTTCAAACAAGCTGTTGAGAAGGGTTCTGAGGGATCAGCTGAAGTTGGAACTCGTGAATCGCAGTAAGCTATGAAAGGGCCTGAGTATTACTGAACACTGGATGTGTTCCGTAAGCAACATCCTGAATCCTTTTATATTGTGTTCATTGGAGGTGTGTACAGAACTTCACAGTGTATTGTATAGTGCTCATGTCATTCGAACTAACAAGGCGATCTCATAATAAAATGGGAAAATTGGATATTTTTTCGTGTGAATTTT
This is a stretch of genomic DNA from Brachypodium distachyon strain Bd21 chromosome 1, Brachypodium_distachyon_v3.0, whole genome shotgun sequence. It encodes these proteins:
- the LOC100823856 gene encoding probable acyl-activating enzyme 18, peroxisomal isoform X1 — translated: MAATARGSAREIRAADVEVAGLAAAEAGAFLAALRSAAASSPSSDAAEVWAAVVAAGVLRPEHPHALHQLVYYSVYAGWDRAARGPPPYWFPSPIDCKRTNLGRMMEQNGPKLLGSSYKDPISSFDLFHKFSVENQEVYWRMVLKELSVKFLREPKSILDASDKSKKGGTWFQGAVLNIAECCLLPWPSQNRTDDSTAIVWRDEGLDDYPVNRMSLKELRTQVMTVAHALDTMFQKGDRIAIDMPMTCNAVIIYLAIILGGFVVVSIADSFAPQEIGTRMRVSNAKAIFTQDFIIRGGKQFPLYSRVMEGTSSKAIVIPATGDCLGVTPRTGDMSWKDFLSRAAGRSSIYSPVYQPSDALINILFSSGTTGEPKAIPWTQLCPIRCGADTWAHLDVRPQDIGCWPTNLGWVMGPILLFSCFLSGATLALYHGSPLGHGFCKFVQDARVNMLGTVPSLVKAWKAGNLTKGIDWTKIRVLATTGEASDIDDNLWLSSRACYKPIVECCGGTELASSYIQGSLLQPQAFGAFSGKSMSTGFVILDEQGHPYPDDQPCAGEVGLFPLYFGATDRLLNGDHDKVYFDGMPIYKGRQLRRHGDIIQRTVGGYYIVQGRADDTMNLGGIKTSSVEIERVCNRADEGLLETAAVSIKPTGGGPEQLAILAVLKDRSASCDAHLLKSKFQRAIQKNLNPLFKVSYVKVVPEFPRTASNKLLRRVLRDQLKLELVNRSKL
- the LOC100823856 gene encoding probable acyl-activating enzyme 18, peroxisomal isoform X3, which encodes MVLKELSVKFLREPKSILDASDKSKKGGTWFQGAVLNIAECCLLPWPSQNRTDDSTAIVWRDEGLDDYPVNRMSLKELRTQVMTVAHALDTMFQKGDRIAIDMPMTCNAVIIYLAIILGGFVVVSIADSFAPQEIGTRMRVSNAKAIFTQDFIIRGGKQFPLYSRVMEGTSSKAIVIPATGDCLGVTPRTGDMSWKDFLSRAAGRSSIYSPVYQPSDALINILFSSGTTGEPKAIPWTQLCPIRCGADTWAHLDVRPQDIGCWPTNLGWVMGPILLFSCFLSGATLALYHGSPLGHGFCKFVQDARVNMLGTVPSLVKAWKAGNLTKGIDWTKIRVLATTGEASDIDDNLWLSSRACYKPIVECCGGTELASSYIQGSLLQPQAFGAFSGKSMSTGFVILDEQGHPYPDDQPCAGEVGLFPLYFGATDRLLNGDHDKVYFDGMPIYKGRQLRRHGDIIQRTVGGYYIVQGRADDTMNLGGIKTSSVEIERVCNRADEGLLETAAVSIKPTGGGPEQLAILAVLKDRSASCDAHLLKSKFQRAIQKNLNPLFKVSYVKVVPEFPRTASNKLLRRVLRDQLKLELVNRSKL